Within the Pengzhenrongella sicca genome, the region CGTCGGTGACCACCGCTGGGCCAACAAGGACGAGCTGGTGATGGGCGCGCTCACGCACTACCGCAACCGCCACCGGGTCGAGATCCCCGGCACCGGCGCCCTGCGCGGCCACCTCCTCGCCGCATTGACCGGCATGGGCGCGTCCGGCGCTGCGTGCTTCGCCATCGCCGCGGCCAGCGCCCTCTCGGGGCTACTCGCTGGAATCGGCCGTACTCCCGCCGAGGTGCGCGACCAGATCATCGGCGACCAACGACTCTCGCACAAACGGGCCATCGAGCAACGCGCCCGCGACGGCCTTGACGACGTTCCCCGATGAGCGCGCCGGTGCTAGTCGGTGGACGCTCTCGTCCCGTGGGAGGAGCCTGCGACGCCGCGGGTTCCTCCCACAGCAGGTGCCGGGCCTCCGGTCCGCCTCCGTAGCGTCGTCGACGAACCCGACGATAAGGAGATCTGATGATCGAGGTAGCGGCGCTGACCAAGCGCTATGGCAGCACGACGGCGGTGGACGGGCTGACGTTCGCGGCCCGGCCGGGGACGGTCACGGGGTTCCTCGGGCCCAACGGTGCGGGCAAGTCGACGACTATGCGGATCGTGGTGGGGCTCGAGCGGCCGACATCGGGCACGGCGACGGTGGATGGTCGCCGGTTCGCCGATCTGCCCGCACCCCTGCACGCGGTCGGGGTGATGCTCGACGCGCGCTCGGTGCACCCGGGCCGCACGGCGTACAAGCACCTGCTGTCCATGGCGCGGACGCACGGCATCGGCAGGGCGCGCGTGCGCCACGTCCTCGCGCAGACCGGCCTGGAGCCGGTCGCCAACCGCCGAGCCGGCACGTTCTCGCTCGGCATGGGTCAGCGGCTCGGCATCGCCGGGGCGCTGCTGGGCGACCCCGCGACGCTCATCCTCGACGAGCCGGTCAACGGCCTCGACCCCGAGGGGGTGCTGTGGGTGCGGCACCTGGTGCGTGAGCTGGCGGCCGAGGGGCGCACGGTGCTGCTCTCGTCGCACCTCATGCACGAGCTCGCGCTGTGCGCCGACCGGGTGGTGATCATCGGGCGTGGGCGGCTGCTGGCCGATGCGTCGGTCCAGGAGATCGTCGCCCGCTCCGAGCGGGCCGGCACCGTTCGGGTGCGCACCACCGACCCCGAGCCGC harbors:
- a CDS encoding ABC transporter ATP-binding protein, coding for MIEVAALTKRYGSTTAVDGLTFAARPGTVTGFLGPNGAGKSTTMRIVVGLERPTSGTATVDGRRFADLPAPLHAVGVMLDARSVHPGRTAYKHLLSMARTHGIGRARVRHVLAQTGLEPVANRRAGTFSLGMGQRLGIAGALLGDPATLILDEPVNGLDPEGVLWVRHLVRELAAEGRTVLLSSHLMHELALCADRVVIIGRGRLLADASVQEIVARSERAGTVRVRTTDPEPLARELLAAGAQVTPLEGGVLQVRGASVDDVGTAARRCGVTVLELGAESGSLEEAYLQLTGDAVQYRAAEMKDGAR